From a single Miscanthus floridulus cultivar M001 chromosome 8, ASM1932011v1, whole genome shotgun sequence genomic region:
- the LOC136473672 gene encoding acetyl-coenzyme A synthetase, chloroplastic/glyoxysomal-like, which yields MGTANGQQPSAEGASSDKLRHVESMSELPSGAGKISGINAVVLGDSLAAEENDLIFPSSDFSANALVSSPKQYREMYERSIKNPAGFWSEIAETFYWKEKWNPAEVCSENLDVTKGPVQINWFKGGKTNICYNAVDRNIESGNGDKISMYWEGNEPGQDGKLTYSQLLEKVCQLANYLKSLGVGKGDAVIIYLPMLLELPIAMLACARIGAVHSVVFAGFSADSLAQRIVDCKPKLVITCNAVKRGVKPIFLKDIVDAALVESEKNGVSVGLCLTYENQSAMKREDTKWQPERDVWWQDVVTKFPTKCDVEWVDAEDPLFLLYTSGSTGKPKGVLHTSGGYMVYTATTFKYAFDYKPTDIYWCTADCGWITGHSYVTYGPLLNGATVLVFEGTPNYPDSGRCWDIVDKYNVTIFYTAPTLVRSLMRDGTEYVTRYSRKSLRVLGSVGEPINPSAWRWFYNIVGDSRCPISDTWWQTETGGFMITPLPGAWPQKPGSATFPFFGVQPVIVDEKGQEIEGECSGYLCIKKSWPGAFRTLYGDHERYETTYFKPFAGYYFTGDGCSRDKDGYHWLTGRVDDVINVSGHRIGTAEVESALVSHPKCAEAAVVGVEHEVKGQGIYAFVTLVDGVPYSEELRKSLIMTVRNQIGAFAAPDKIHWAPGLPKTRSGKIMRRILRKIAARQLDELGDISTLAEPAVVDQLIALSDC from the exons ATGGGCACGGCCAACGGCCAGCAGCCGTCGGCGGAGGGCGCTTCCTCTGACAAGCTCCGCCACGTCGAGTCCATGTCGGAGCTGCCCTCCGGCGCCGGCAAGATCTCCGGGATCAACGccgtcgtgctcggggactcgctCGCCGCCGAGGAGAACGACCTCATCTTCCCCAGCTCCGACTTCTCTGCCAACGCTCTCGTCTCGTCTCCGAAACAG TATCGGGAGATGTATGAGAGGTCCATCAAGAACCCAGCCGGGTTCTGGTCGGAGATTGCCGAGACCTTTTACTGGAAGGAGAAGTGGAACCCCGCCGAGGTCTGCTCGGAGAACCTCGATGTCACCAAGGGACCCGTCCAGATCAAC TGGTTCAAGGGAGGGAAAACCAACATATGTTACAACGCCGTTGACCGCAATATCGAGTCTGGCAATGGGGACAAGATTTCAATGTACTGGGAGGGTAATGAGCCTGGTCAGGATGGGAAGCTCACCTATTCCCAGCTTCTGGAGAAGGTTTGCCAG CTTGCAAATTacttgaagagccttggtgtcgGCAAGGGTGATGCTGTTATTATCTACTTACCAATGCTGCTGGAGCTTCCCATTGCCATGCTTGCTTGTGCCCGCATTGGTGCTGTTCACTCG GTTGTGTTTGCTGGCTTCTCAGCAGATTCTCTAGCCCAAAGGATTGTTGATTGCAAGCCCAAGCTTGTCATCACGTGCAATGCTGTGAAGCGGGGAGTCAAACCCATCTTTCTCAAAGATATAGTGGACGCAGCTTTGGTGGAAAGTGAGAAGAATGGAGTCTCTGTAG GTCTCTGCTTGACGTATGAAAATCAGTCAGCCATGAAGAGGGAAGACACAAAATGGCAACCAGAAAGGGATGTTTGGTGGCAG GATGTTGTGACCAAATTTCCAACCAAATGTGATGTGGAATGGGTGGATGCAGAGGATCCATTGTTCCTTTTGTACACAAGTGGCAGCACAGGGAAGCCAAAG GGTGTATTGCATACTTCTGGGGGCTACATGGTGTACACTGCAACAACATTTAAGTACGCATTTGACTACAAGCCAACTGACATATACTG GTGCACTGCAGACTGTGGCTGGATTACTGGACATAGTTATGTAACATATGGTCCTCTCCTGAATGGTGCTACGGTTCTCGTTTTTGAAGGG ACTCCGAATTACCCTGATTCGGGCCGATGCTGGGACATTGTGGACAAGTACAATGTGACAATATTTTACACTGCCCCAACTCTTGTTCGTTCACTCATGCGTGATGGCACTGAG TATGTTACACGTTACTCTCGAAAGTCTCTCCGAGTCCTGGGAAGTGTTGGTGAACCAATCAATCCTAGTGCATGGAG ATGGTTCTACAATATTGTTGGGGATTCCCGGTGCCCCATATCAGACACCTGGTGGCAAACTGAAACTGGCGGTTTCATG ATCACCCCTTTGCCTGGCGCCTGGCCTCAAAAACCAGGTTCTGCAACCTTTCCTTTCTTTGGTGTTCAG CCGGTCATTGTTGATGAGAAAGGGCAAGAGATTGAGGGGGAATGTAGTGGATATCTTTGCATAAAGAAATCATGGCCTGGGGCTTTCCGGACTCTGTATGGAGATCATGAGAGATACGAGACCACATACTTCAAACCATTTGCTGGGTACTATTTCACTGGTGATGGTTGCAGCAG AGACAAAGATGGTTACCACTGGCTGACTGGAAGAGTAGATGATGTCATCAATGTCAG TGGACACCGAATCGGCACAGCCGAGGTTGAGTCAGCTTTGGTGTCACATCCAAAGTGTGCAGAGGCTgctgttgttggtgttgagcatGAG GTCAAAGGTCAAGGAATTTATGCTTTTGTAACTTTGGTGGATGGTGTTCCATATAGTGAGGAACTACGAAAAAGCCTTATAATGACAGTGCGCAACCAG ATTGGGGCATTTGCAGCTCCTGACAAGATCCACTGGGCACCGGGACTTCCTAAAACCCGGAGTGGCAAGATCATGCGAAGGATTTTGCGTAAAATTGCTGCACGGCAACTGGATGAACTTGGGGACATAAGCACCCTTGCTGAACCTGCTGTGGTTGACCAGCTAATTGCGCTCAGCGATTGCTAG